From a single Corynebacterium kroppenstedtii DSM 44385 genomic region:
- the gcvP gene encoding aminomethyl-transferring glycine dehydrogenase translates to MSHPQSQQQSPHQAHPKFDPQNTQGAAPASIKSTADLTAPLSSPRVSAAAFPSRHIGPNSSSIRQMLQTLGYSSARELAEAALPDSIKNRDLNLPPRRTEQDVLSALQVYADKNVQKKQLIGAGYYDTVTPAVIRRNIVENPGWYTAYTPYQPEISQGRLEALLNFQTAVGDLTGFDVVNASLLDEATAVAEAVQLMIRGGRRRKGGESVVLLDSACHPQVIAVVRSRAKAAGISLRVSTITTDTIADEENLAGVVIAQPGTTGEVRDLKPLIDAAKEKKALVTVDCDLLAQTLLASPGELGADIAVGSAQRFGVPLFFGGPHAAFMAVTTSLTRKMPGRIVGVSKDEEGTPAYRLALQTREQHIRRDRATSNICTAQALLAVVAGMYAVWHGPDGLKEIAGRIHAHAAALADAVVAAGLRIEHETFFDTVTVKHSTDNAARIAVARAHEEGFNLRELGGRLVGISIGESTTDTDIRQLAAILISAEGRDSGSGPDSLDEVRELTSGLPGDHRDVATAGTAHLPADLLRLDEILTHPIFHAITSETEMMRYLRMLSDRDLALDRTMIPLGSCTMKLNSAVEMEPITWPGFASIHPMAPDDQTAGWRELIHDLQDSLAEMTGYAAVSVQPNAGSQGEFAGLLAIRRYHQSRGDNERTICLIPESAHGTNAASAALAGLKVVAVKSRDDGSIDLDDLDAKLEKQGDKVAAIMITYPSTHGVYEEHVCDVCEKVHAAGAQVYIDGANLNALVGLAKPGQFGGDVSHLNLHKTFTIPHGGGGPGVGPLCVAEHLVPFLPADPMETTTTDAERSGDVPSEAHGVPIAGATYGSAGVVPISWAYIALMGGDGLAAASEMALVNANYISHQLADDFPTLYTGKNGLVAHECILDLREITKRSGITAEDVSKRLMDFGFHAPTLAFPVPGTLMVEPTESEDKGELDRFIEAMHTIRREIDEVIDGTVAEEDSVIRHAPYTAWSVTRDDFDDAVSHGHFTREKAAFPVPGLRRTKYFPPVRRIDNAYGDRHVACSCPPLEDFAITDDEFNSLDK, encoded by the coding sequence ATGTCTCATCCACAGTCTCAGCAGCAGTCACCCCACCAGGCTCACCCGAAATTTGATCCGCAGAACACGCAGGGTGCGGCCCCCGCGTCTATTAAATCCACGGCAGACCTCACCGCGCCGTTGAGTTCACCGCGCGTGTCTGCCGCGGCGTTCCCGTCGCGCCACATTGGCCCCAACTCGTCGAGCATTCGGCAGATGCTGCAGACCTTGGGGTATTCGTCGGCACGCGAACTCGCCGAGGCAGCGTTGCCTGATTCCATCAAGAACCGGGATCTCAATCTGCCGCCTCGTCGCACTGAGCAGGACGTGTTGTCCGCGCTGCAGGTGTATGCCGATAAAAATGTTCAGAAGAAGCAGCTGATCGGCGCGGGTTATTATGACACGGTCACGCCGGCGGTGATCAGGCGAAACATTGTGGAAAACCCGGGGTGGTACACCGCGTATACGCCGTATCAGCCGGAGATTTCTCAGGGCCGCCTGGAGGCGCTGCTGAACTTCCAAACTGCGGTGGGGGATTTAACCGGGTTCGACGTCGTTAATGCGTCCTTGCTGGATGAAGCCACTGCCGTCGCGGAGGCCGTTCAGCTGATGATCCGCGGTGGGCGGCGGCGTAAAGGTGGGGAGTCGGTCGTGCTCCTCGATAGCGCCTGCCACCCGCAGGTGATCGCTGTTGTTCGGTCGCGGGCGAAAGCTGCTGGTATTTCGCTTCGCGTATCGACGATTACCACAGACACGATTGCCGACGAGGAGAACCTTGCCGGCGTCGTTATTGCTCAGCCCGGAACGACGGGTGAGGTGCGTGACCTGAAGCCCCTGATTGACGCCGCGAAGGAGAAGAAAGCGCTGGTCACGGTGGATTGTGACCTTCTTGCGCAGACGCTTCTGGCATCGCCGGGTGAGCTCGGTGCGGATATCGCGGTGGGTTCTGCGCAACGCTTCGGTGTGCCGCTGTTCTTCGGTGGGCCCCATGCGGCGTTTATGGCTGTGACGACCTCGCTGACCAGGAAGATGCCGGGGCGCATCGTCGGTGTGTCGAAGGATGAGGAAGGAACTCCCGCGTATCGCTTGGCTCTGCAAACCCGCGAGCAACATATTCGACGCGACCGCGCGACCTCTAATATCTGCACGGCGCAAGCGCTGTTGGCTGTTGTGGCCGGCATGTACGCGGTGTGGCATGGGCCGGATGGCTTGAAGGAAATCGCTGGCCGTATTCACGCGCATGCTGCTGCGCTGGCCGATGCCGTCGTTGCGGCTGGTCTTCGCATTGAGCATGAGACGTTCTTCGACACCGTCACCGTGAAGCACAGCACTGATAATGCAGCGCGTATCGCCGTCGCGCGGGCCCATGAAGAGGGCTTTAACCTGCGAGAACTCGGTGGTCGGCTGGTTGGTATCTCCATCGGTGAATCTACGACCGATACTGATATTCGTCAGTTGGCTGCGATACTGATCAGCGCTGAGGGCCGCGATAGTGGTTCCGGTCCCGACAGTTTGGATGAAGTGCGTGAGCTCACCTCCGGGCTACCTGGTGATCACCGCGATGTGGCGACGGCCGGGACAGCGCATCTGCCTGCGGATCTTCTTCGTCTCGATGAGATTTTGACGCACCCGATCTTCCACGCCATTACCTCAGAAACCGAAATGATGAGGTATCTGCGGATGCTTTCCGACCGCGACCTCGCCCTCGACCGCACCATGATTCCGCTCGGTTCATGCACGATGAAACTGAACTCTGCAGTAGAGATGGAGCCGATCACGTGGCCGGGCTTTGCCTCCATTCACCCGATGGCTCCCGACGATCAGACGGCGGGGTGGCGTGAACTCATCCATGACCTGCAGGACAGTCTGGCGGAGATGACCGGCTACGCGGCTGTGAGCGTGCAGCCCAACGCGGGGTCGCAGGGCGAATTCGCTGGTCTGCTGGCTATTCGCCGCTACCACCAATCGCGCGGCGATAATGAGCGCACCATCTGCCTGATCCCGGAGTCCGCCCACGGTACCAATGCGGCGTCGGCGGCATTGGCTGGTCTGAAAGTTGTCGCGGTGAAATCTCGCGACGACGGATCCATCGACCTCGATGACCTGGACGCGAAGCTGGAGAAGCAAGGCGACAAAGTTGCCGCCATCATGATCACGTACCCGTCCACCCATGGCGTTTACGAAGAGCATGTTTGCGACGTGTGTGAGAAGGTCCACGCGGCCGGTGCGCAGGTGTACATCGACGGTGCTAACCTCAACGCGCTGGTCGGGCTGGCGAAACCCGGGCAGTTCGGTGGCGACGTCAGCCACCTCAACCTGCACAAGACCTTCACCATTCCTCATGGTGGTGGCGGCCCCGGCGTCGGCCCGCTGTGTGTTGCTGAGCACCTGGTGCCGTTCTTGCCGGCTGATCCGATGGAAACAACAACTACCGACGCAGAGCGCTCCGGCGATGTCCCGTCCGAGGCTCACGGCGTGCCGATTGCCGGTGCCACCTATGGTTCCGCCGGCGTCGTCCCGATCTCCTGGGCATACATCGCGCTGATGGGTGGCGATGGCCTGGCGGCCGCGTCGGAAATGGCCCTGGTGAACGCTAACTACATCTCTCACCAGCTCGCCGACGATTTCCCGACCCTGTACACGGGCAAGAACGGTTTGGTTGCGCACGAATGCATCCTCGACCTGCGCGAGATCACGAAACGCTCCGGCATCACCGCGGAGGACGTGTCCAAGCGGCTCATGGACTTCGGCTTCCACGCGCCGACCCTGGCCTTCCCCGTGCCGGGGACTCTCATGGTGGAGCCCACCGAGAGCGAGGACAAGGGCGAACTCGACCGCTTTATCGAAGCCATGCACACGATCCGTCGCGAAATTGACGAGGTGATCGACGGCACCGTCGCTGAGGAAGATTCCGTGATTCGCCACGCTCCCTATACGGCCTGGTCAGTGACGCGCGACGACTTCGACGACGCCGTGTCCCACGGCCACTTCACTCGTGAGAAAGCGGCATTCCCCGTCCCCGGGTTGCGTCGGACCAAGTACTTCCCGCCGGTTCGCCGCATCGACAATGCCTACGGCGACCGTCATGTGGCGTGCTCGTGCCCACCCTTGGAGGATTTCGCCATCACCGACGATGAATTCAACAGCCTGGATAAATAG
- the gcvT gene encoding glycine cleavage system aminomethyltransferase GcvT, with the protein MLTGEHDVTDQPATGSGTGSSTPQKTALHDVHEELGARFTDFGGWDMPLKYGSELDEHKAVRTDAGIFDLSHMGEVRVSGPQAAEALDHALISRLSAVAVGKAKYSMMCTEDGTIIDDLITYRLADDEFLVIPNAGNAPTVASKLVSRAEAFDCTVADESSETSLIAVQGPNAERVLASLPGADVRNLAEVKYYAFFRGTVAGHDVIIARTGYTGEDGFEIFVPNSGAHDVWAAIMGTDAVTPCGLASRDTLRLEAGMPLYGHELDRSHTPVDAGLGVLAATKSKDAFVGRDAIVAAKKNGAAQKLVGLKGDGRRAARAGYTVLTSDDKEVGEVTSGALSPTLGYPVAMAYVDADVAEPGTALSVDIRGKHYPYTVVQLPFYKRDR; encoded by the coding sequence ATGTTGACAGGAGAACACGACGTGACAGACCAACCCGCCACAGGATCCGGCACAGGATCATCCACCCCACAAAAGACCGCATTGCACGATGTCCACGAGGAACTCGGCGCCCGCTTCACCGATTTCGGCGGCTGGGATATGCCCCTCAAATACGGCAGTGAACTGGACGAACACAAAGCCGTTCGCACTGACGCCGGCATTTTCGACCTCTCCCACATGGGCGAGGTCCGAGTCAGCGGCCCACAGGCAGCCGAAGCGCTCGACCACGCACTGATCTCACGGTTATCCGCCGTGGCCGTCGGCAAGGCGAAGTACTCCATGATGTGTACCGAGGACGGCACCATCATCGACGACCTCATCACCTACCGCCTCGCCGACGACGAATTCCTGGTCATCCCCAACGCCGGCAACGCGCCGACGGTGGCCTCGAAATTAGTCTCTCGCGCTGAGGCTTTCGACTGCACCGTGGCCGACGAATCCAGCGAAACGTCGTTAATCGCTGTGCAAGGCCCCAATGCGGAGCGCGTCTTGGCGTCGCTACCCGGCGCGGATGTCCGCAACCTGGCTGAGGTGAAGTACTACGCCTTCTTCCGCGGCACCGTTGCCGGGCACGACGTGATTATCGCCCGCACGGGATACACCGGGGAAGACGGGTTCGAGATCTTCGTTCCGAACAGCGGCGCCCACGACGTATGGGCCGCGATCATGGGTACCGACGCGGTGACACCATGCGGGCTGGCCAGCCGCGATACGCTCCGACTGGAGGCGGGCATGCCTCTCTACGGCCACGAGCTCGACCGGTCGCACACCCCGGTCGACGCCGGCCTTGGCGTGTTGGCCGCGACGAAGAGCAAGGACGCCTTCGTCGGCCGGGACGCCATCGTCGCTGCGAAGAAGAACGGTGCGGCACAGAAACTCGTCGGGCTCAAAGGGGACGGGCGGCGAGCTGCCCGCGCCGGCTACACCGTCTTGACCAGCGACGATAAAGAGGTCGGGGAGGTCACCTCGGGCGCGCTGTCGCCGACACTCGGCTACCCCGTGGCCATGGCCTATGTGGACGCGGACGTCGCGGAGCCGGGAACCGCGCTTTCCGTGGACATTCGTGGTAAGCATTATCCCTACACGGTGGTTCAGCTTCCGTTCTATAAGCGCGACCGCTAG
- the gcvH gene encoding glycine cleavage system protein GcvH — protein sequence MSNVSLPADYLYSSDHEWIDNDAAEPGDTVRVGITHVAADQLGEIVYVDLPDVGTEVEAGEAFGEVESTKSVSDIFAPVSGEVVSINEDLGDDAGVINSDPYGDGWLYEVRISDLGELLDQSAYAAENDIDV from the coding sequence ATGTCCAACGTTTCATTGCCCGCTGACTACCTGTACTCCAGTGACCACGAGTGGATCGACAACGACGCCGCCGAGCCTGGCGACACCGTCCGCGTCGGCATTACCCATGTTGCCGCTGACCAGCTGGGCGAGATCGTGTATGTTGACCTGCCCGACGTCGGCACGGAGGTCGAAGCCGGAGAGGCTTTCGGTGAGGTGGAATCCACCAAGTCAGTCTCCGACATTTTCGCTCCCGTCTCGGGCGAAGTGGTCTCGATCAATGAGGACCTTGGCGACGACGCCGGCGTGATCAACTCCGACCCCTACGGCGATGGCTGGCTGTACGAGGTTCGCATCTCTGACCTTGGCGAGTTGTTAGACCAGAGTGCCTACGCCGCCGAGAACGATATTGACGTGTAG